In Candidatus Cohnella colombiensis, one DNA window encodes the following:
- a CDS encoding carbohydrate-binding domain-containing protein, translated as MRKMKTRILAIFMVIALISSLIPTFAGAAPEALGSSLLADAAVKPSVGGALQLVTDEDTGSTTLSDQNGDPIQLRGMSTHGLQWFPGIINDNAFKALANDWDSNVIRLAMYVGEGGYATDSSVKQKVIDGINLAIANDMYVIVDWHVHAPGDPNAGVYAGALDFFEEISDLYPNNPNIIYELANEPNSGAPGVKNDADGWAAVKSYAEPIIEMLRDNGNDNIVIVGSPNWSQRPDLVVANPINDANTMYTVHFYTGTHMPDDASVRDNTNVMNNARYAIEHGLAVFATEWGTSEASGNNGPFLDEADVWLEFLNSNNISWANWSLTNKAETSAAFTALELGKTEATDLNPGNDHVWSPKELSVSGEYVRARIKGIEYEPIDRTKEEFSINVWDFNDGTTQGFGQNSGNWLTLANVNKALQISGLTSSNSEWDNRISADSSTARPDILGADTITIDVITSAPTAVSIAAIPQSSSHSWTNPTSTAQVTAGDFVSVSSGVYKATIKLTGGSAANLANIANDPKDHILTNIIFLIASPDASVISLDNITFSGVRTIVTQPVVHAPLGTATFPSDFDDSTRQGWNWAGESGIKGALTIEEANGSKAISWEIMYPDVKPSDNWASAPRLVLEKSNLKRGSNKYVDFDFYIDPTRASAGALDINLVFGAKDFGYWAQHPVSVRIPLSTLNAQQKTTDGLYHYKVSYDIDKMTGITATTDLGKVIIVVADVESDFAGRMYVDNVTFANHTDPDPGTDPGTTDPEIHLIGNDNVKKPSVGGALQLVTDEDTGSTTLSDQNGDPIQLRGMSTHGLQWFPEILNDNAFKALANDWDSNVIRLAMYVGETGYATKPEVMKARVIEGIELAIANDMYVIVDWHVHAPGDPNAGVYAGALDFFEEISDLYPNNPNIIYELANEPNSGAPGVKNDADGWAAVKSYAEPIIEMLRDNGNDNIVIVGSPNWSQRPDLAVANPINDANTMYTVHFYTGTHMPDDASVRDNTNVMNNARYAIEHGLAVFATEWGTSEASGNNGPFLDEADVWLEFLNSNNISWANWSLTNKAETSAAFTALELGKTEATDLNPGNDHVWSPKELSVSGEYVRARIKGIEYEPIDRTKEEFSINVWDFNDGTTQGFGQNSGNWLTLANVNKALQISGLTSSNSEWDNRISADSSTARPDILGADTITIDVITSAPTAVSIAAIPQSSSHSWTNPTSVAQVTVDDFVSVSSGVYKATIKLTGGSAANLANIANDPNDHILTNIIFLIASPDASVISLDNITFSGVRTIVTQPVVHAPLGTATFPSDFEDSTRQGWNWAGESGIKGALTIEEANGSKAISWEIMYPDVKPSDNWASAPRLVLEKSNLQRGSNKFVDFDFYIDPTRASAGALDINLVFGAKDFGYWAQHPVSVRIPLSTLNAQQKTTDGLYHYKVSYDIDKMTGITATTDLGKVIIVVADVESDFAGRMYVDNVTFANDKPSEPPSNPGSGSYDFLANVGTKDLPKADRNGKISVSLDKGATKATFSANGANISDNDYIELNNQDVIMQIPASVYKQLQQLLSSDELKDATIAVQMAPISSSDQTILMDRAAAHTTATVTAAGEIWNFSISIVSKAGKEIKLTQFNDPITIALNINKGVNPELLGVYYVSDEGSLEYAGGKLEGDKLVAKVGHFSMYGVLSYDKSFADVSDTHWAAKAIKQMAAKHIIEGISETNFAPEGLVTRAEFAALIVRALGIKSNGKSHFSDVASSAWYASAVEAASEVGIVKGRSASTFDPKAPISREEMAVMLVRAYKYKSGKDAPTIAELKFDDQAAISAWALDAVTSAYSLGFIKGRNNNQFVPQSYATRAESAQVISRLLVD; from the coding sequence ATGAGGAAGATGAAAACGCGTATTCTTGCGATATTCATGGTAATTGCACTAATTAGTTCGCTTATTCCAACTTTTGCGGGAGCAGCACCTGAAGCTTTAGGCTCAAGCTTGCTTGCGGATGCGGCTGTAAAGCCGTCAGTTGGCGGAGCTCTCCAGCTCGTTACAGACGAGGATACTGGGAGCACTACACTTAGTGATCAGAATGGAGATCCAATTCAGCTTAGAGGGATGAGCACACATGGCCTGCAATGGTTTCCGGGAATCATTAACGATAACGCCTTCAAGGCGCTTGCGAATGATTGGGATTCCAATGTCATTCGTCTAGCGATGTATGTTGGAGAAGGTGGTTATGCCACTGATTCGAGTGTGAAGCAGAAAGTAATTGACGGTATTAATCTGGCAATCGCGAATGATATGTATGTCATCGTGGATTGGCACGTACATGCGCCAGGTGATCCGAATGCGGGAGTTTACGCCGGGGCATTAGATTTCTTCGAAGAGATATCTGACTTGTATCCGAACAACCCGAACATTATTTACGAGCTGGCTAACGAGCCTAACAGTGGCGCGCCTGGTGTCAAGAATGATGCCGATGGCTGGGCTGCTGTAAAGTCCTATGCGGAACCGATTATCGAGATGTTGCGCGACAATGGCAACGATAATATTGTTATCGTAGGCAGCCCGAATTGGAGCCAACGTCCAGATCTTGTCGTAGCTAATCCGATCAATGATGCTAACACGATGTATACAGTGCATTTCTATACCGGGACGCATATGCCGGATGATGCGAGTGTCAGAGACAATACGAATGTAATGAACAACGCTAGATATGCAATCGAGCATGGACTTGCAGTGTTCGCAACCGAATGGGGAACGAGCGAAGCGAGCGGCAACAATGGTCCTTTCTTGGATGAGGCCGATGTATGGCTTGAATTCCTCAATTCGAACAACATTAGCTGGGCAAACTGGTCATTGACCAATAAGGCAGAGACTTCGGCTGCATTCACTGCCCTAGAGCTAGGTAAGACGGAGGCAACCGACCTGAACCCTGGTAACGATCATGTATGGTCGCCGAAAGAACTGAGTGTCTCTGGGGAATACGTTCGTGCTCGGATTAAGGGTATTGAATATGAGCCGATTGATCGTACGAAAGAAGAGTTCTCGATTAATGTGTGGGACTTCAATGATGGCACGACGCAGGGGTTTGGGCAGAACAGCGGGAATTGGCTCACCCTGGCTAATGTGAATAAGGCATTGCAAATTTCAGGGCTAACATCAAGTAATAGTGAATGGGATAACCGTATCTCTGCGGATAGTTCCACAGCAAGACCGGATATTCTAGGCGCAGATACAATTACGATCGACGTTATTACGTCTGCACCTACTGCGGTATCGATTGCGGCAATTCCGCAATCTAGCTCGCATAGTTGGACAAATCCAACATCAACTGCTCAAGTCACAGCAGGTGATTTCGTAAGTGTTTCAAGTGGTGTTTATAAAGCGACGATTAAGCTGACAGGTGGCAGTGCGGCTAACTTGGCGAATATCGCCAACGACCCGAAAGATCATATTCTGACGAATATTATTTTCCTAATTGCCTCACCAGACGCTAGTGTTATCTCGCTAGACAACATCACGTTCTCGGGTGTTCGAACGATTGTTACACAACCCGTCGTTCATGCACCGCTTGGAACAGCAACGTTCCCATCTGACTTCGACGATTCGACTCGCCAGGGCTGGAATTGGGCGGGAGAGTCCGGTATTAAAGGTGCGCTAACGATTGAGGAAGCGAATGGATCGAAGGCGATTTCGTGGGAAATTATGTATCCAGATGTTAAACCAAGTGATAATTGGGCTTCTGCTCCGCGGCTTGTACTAGAGAAGTCGAATCTCAAACGCGGAAGCAACAAATATGTTGATTTTGATTTCTATATTGATCCTACACGAGCATCAGCAGGAGCGCTGGACATTAATCTTGTGTTCGGAGCGAAAGACTTTGGTTATTGGGCACAGCACCCAGTGAGCGTCCGAATTCCTCTGTCTACGCTTAATGCGCAGCAGAAAACGACGGATGGCCTGTATCACTACAAAGTATCCTATGACATTGACAAGATGACCGGGATTACTGCAACGACTGATTTAGGTAAAGTTATAATCGTTGTTGCAGATGTCGAGAGCGACTTCGCAGGCAGAATGTATGTGGATAATGTTACGTTTGCCAATCATACAGACCCTGATCCAGGAACTGATCCAGGAACAACAGATCCTGAAATACATTTAATAGGCAATGACAATGTGAAGAAGCCGTCAGTTGGCGGAGCTCTCCAGCTCGTTACAGACGAGGATACTGGGAGCACTACACTTAGTGATCAGAATGGAGATCCAATTCAGCTTAGAGGGATGAGCACACACGGCTTGCAATGGTTTCCTGAGATTCTAAACGATAACGCTTTCAAAGCGCTAGCGAATGATTGGGACTCCAATGTCATTCGTCTTGCGATGTATGTAGGCGAGACGGGCTATGCAACTAAACCAGAGGTAATGAAAGCAAGAGTTATTGAAGGAATCGAGCTCGCGATAGCAAATGATATGTATGTTATCGTGGATTGGCACGTACATGCGCCAGGAGATCCGAATGCGGGAGTTTACGCCGGGGCATTAGATTTCTTCGAAGAGATATCTGACTTGTATCCGAACAACCCGAACATTATTTACGAGCTGGCTAATGAACCTAACAGTGGCGCGCCTGGTGTCAAGAATGATGCCGATGGCTGGGCTGCTGTAAAGTCCTATGCGGAACCGATTATCGAGATGTTGCGCGACAATGGCAACGATAATATTGTTATCGTAGGCAGCCCGAATTGGAGCCAGCGTCCAGATCTTGCCGTAGCTAATCCGATCAATGATGCTAACACAATGTATACGGTGCATTTCTATACCGGGACGCATATGCCGGATGATGCGAGTGTCAGAGACAATACGAATGTAATGAACAACGCTAGATATGCAATCGAGCATGGACTTGCAGTGTTCGCAACCGAATGGGGAACGAGCGAAGCGAGCGGTAACAATGGTCCTTTCTTGGATGAGGCCGATGTATGGCTTGAATTCCTCAATTCGAACAACATTAGCTGGGCAAACTGGTCATTGACCAATAAGGCAGAGACTTCGGCTGCATTTACTGCCCTAGAGCTAGGTAAGACGGAGGCAACCGACCTGAATCCTGGTAACGATCATGTATGGTCGCCGAAAGAACTGAGTGTCTCTGGGGAATACGTTCGTGCTCGGATTAAGGGCATTGAATATGAGCCGATTGATCGTACGAAAGAGGAGTTCTCGATTAATGTATGGGACTTCAATGATGGCACGACTCAGGGCTTTGGACAGAACAGCGGGAATTGGCTCACCCTGGCTAATGTGAATAAGGCATTGCAAATTTCAGGGCTAACATCAAGTAATAGTGAATGGGATAACCGTATCTCAGCGGATAGCTCCACAGCAAGACCTGATATTCTAGGCGCAGATACAATTACGATCGACGTCATTACGTCTGCACCTACTGCGGTATCGATTGCGGCAATTCCGCAATCTAGCTCGCACAGTTGGACAAATCCAACATCAGTTGCTCAAGTCACAGTAGATGATTTTGTAAGTGTTTCAAGTGGAGTTTATAAAGCGACGATCAAGCTGACGGGTGGCAGTGCGGCTAACTTGGCCAATATTGCTAACGACCCTAACGATCATATTCTGACGAATATTATTTTCCTGATCGCTTCACCTGACGCCAGCGTTATCTCGTTGGATAACATTACTTTCTCAGGTGTTCGAACGATTGTTACACAACCCGTCGTTCATGCTCCACTCGGAACAGCAACGTTCCCATCTGACTTCGAGGATTCGACTCGCCAGGGCTGGAATTGGGCAGGAGAGTCCGGTATTAAAGGTGCGCTAACGATTGAGGAAGCGAACGGCTCGAAGGCGATTTCGTGGGAAATTATGTACCCCGACGTTAAGCCATCTGATAATTGGGCTTCTGCTCCGCGGCTTGTACTGGAGAAGTCGAATCTCCAACGCGGAAGCAACAAATTTGTTGATTTTGATTTCTATATTGATCCTACACGAGCATCAGCAGGAGCGCTGGACATTAACCTTGTGTTCGGAGCGAAAGACTTTGGTTATTGGGCACAGCACCCAGTGAGCGTCCGAATTCCTCTGTCTACGCTTAATGCACAACAGAAAACGACGGATGGCCTGTATCACTACAAAGTATCCTATGACATTGACAAGATGACCGGGATTACTGCAACGACTGATTTAGGTAAAGTTATAATCGTAGTTGCAGATGTCGAGAGCGACTTCGCAGGCAGAATGTATGTGGATAATGTTACGTTTGCAAACGACAAACCTTCAGAGCCCCCTTCAAATCCAGGAAGCGGCAGCTACGACTTCTTGGCAAATGTCGGAACGAAGGACCTTCCTAAGGCTGATAGGAACGGTAAAATTTCAGTATCGCTTGATAAGGGTGCAACAAAAGCAACTTTTTCAGCTAATGGGGCAAACATCTCGGATAACGATTACATCGAGCTGAACAATCAGGATGTGATCATGCAAATTCCAGCAAGTGTATATAAGCAACTTCAACAATTGTTATCTAGTGACGAATTGAAGGATGCAACCATTGCTGTGCAGATGGCACCGATCTCCTCTTCTGACCAAACGATTTTGATGGATAGAGCTGCTGCACATACCACTGCAACAGTAACGGCAGCGGGCGAGATATGGAATTTCTCGATCTCTATCGTCAGCAAGGCTGGAAAGGAAATCAAGCTAACCCAATTCAATGATCCAATCACGATTGCACTGAACATAAATAAAGGTGTGAACCCAGAACTGCTAGGGGTATATTATGTTTCAGATGAAGGCTCATTGGAGTATGCAGGTGGCAAGCTTGAAGGTGATAAGCTTGTAGCGAAGGTAGGGCATTTCAGCATGTATGGTGTGCTAAGCTATGATAAATCGTTCGCAGATGTGAGTGATACACATTGGGCGGCGAAGGCGATTAAGCAAATGGCTGCTAAACATATTATTGAAGGGATCAGCGAGACGAACTTCGCACCAGAGGGGCTCGTCACACGTGCGGAATTCGCTGCGCTTATCGTTCGAGCATTAGGAATTAAGTCGAATGGAAAATCCCATTTCAGTGATGTTGCATCTTCAGCTTGGTATGCAAGCGCTGTTGAGGCTGCCAGCGAGGTTGGAATTGTGAAAGGGCGTAGCGCATCAACGTTTGACCCTAAAGCGCCGATTAGTCGTGAGGAAATGGCCGTCATGCTCGTCCGTGCTTATAAGTACAAGAGTGGCAAAGATGCTCCAACTATAGCAGAGCTCAAGTTTGACGATCAAGCTGCAATTAGTGCTTGGGCGTTGGATGCGGTAACTAGCGCGTATTCTCTTGGCTTCATCAAAGGTCGCAATAACAATCAATTTGTTCCTCAAAGTTATGCAACTCGTGCGGAAAGTGCTCAAGTGATCTCTAGGTTATTAGTCGATTAG
- a CDS encoding glycoside hydrolase family 30 protein, translated as MNTRKVRLIQTAQHTTDRLTEQAPLIFKKDDQGVENKLLLIYDDLTYQEIIGFGGAITEASAVTAAKLSEGNQQQIINAYYDADQGIGYTLCRTHINSCDFSLGNYTYVEDGDESLASFDISRDKQALIPYIQQAAAKTGSNFKLYATPWSPPAWMKTNGEMNNGGKLKPEFRHAWAKYYVKFIQAYEELGLPIWGLTVQNEAKASQIWDSCIYTAEEERDFVRDYLGPALKAADLTRIRLMVWDHNKERVYDRAKTAYLDPDAAKYIWGIGFHWYSGDHFESLSAVHDRFPDKGLMFTEGCHEGGVQLGSWRSGERYAHDIIGNLNNWMNGWTDWNIVLDEQGGPNHVGNYCDAPIIADTTTDSITYQSSYYYIGHFSKYIRPGAVRVGCSKYTDKLETTAFKNIDGTLAVVVLNRSDEDETYILSHLSELAEVTIPAHGIQTLLFPSKT; from the coding sequence ATGAACACTCGTAAAGTTCGACTTATTCAAACAGCTCAGCATACAACTGATCGTCTCACCGAGCAAGCCCCTCTTATTTTCAAGAAGGATGATCAGGGAGTAGAAAATAAATTGCTTCTTATATATGACGATTTGACCTATCAAGAAATTATCGGGTTTGGAGGAGCGATCACGGAAGCTTCAGCTGTGACTGCCGCCAAGCTTAGCGAAGGAAACCAACAACAAATTATTAACGCCTATTACGATGCGGATCAAGGTATTGGATACACGCTCTGCCGTACACACATTAACAGCTGCGATTTCTCACTTGGCAACTATACTTATGTCGAGGATGGGGATGAATCGTTAGCTAGCTTCGATATTAGTAGAGACAAGCAAGCACTTATTCCGTATATACAACAGGCTGCCGCGAAGACGGGCAGTAACTTCAAGCTGTATGCGACCCCTTGGAGTCCTCCAGCATGGATGAAGACGAATGGCGAAATGAACAATGGGGGCAAGCTGAAGCCAGAATTCCGTCATGCTTGGGCAAAATATTATGTGAAATTCATCCAAGCCTATGAAGAGCTAGGCTTACCGATCTGGGGATTGACTGTGCAGAATGAAGCCAAGGCGTCGCAAATCTGGGATTCCTGTATTTACACTGCAGAAGAAGAACGGGATTTCGTCCGCGATTACTTGGGACCTGCACTTAAAGCTGCTGATCTCACGCGGATTCGATTAATGGTATGGGATCATAACAAGGAGAGAGTGTATGATCGGGCAAAGACAGCATATCTTGATCCCGATGCGGCGAAATACATTTGGGGAATCGGGTTCCATTGGTACTCCGGCGATCACTTTGAATCGCTATCTGCGGTACATGATCGTTTTCCTGACAAAGGACTCATGTTTACCGAAGGCTGTCATGAAGGTGGCGTTCAACTCGGATCATGGCGAAGTGGAGAAAGGTATGCTCACGATATTATAGGAAATCTCAACAATTGGATGAACGGCTGGACCGATTGGAATATCGTTTTGGATGAGCAAGGCGGTCCTAATCATGTCGGCAATTATTGCGACGCACCGATAATTGCTGACACGACAACCGATTCGATTACGTATCAAAGCTCGTACTATTACATTGGACATTTCAGTAAATATATTCGTCCAGGTGCGGTTAGAGTCGGCTGTTCCAAGTACACAGATAAGCTAGAGACGACAGCATTTAAAAATATCGACGGCACCTTAGCAGTCGTCGTTCTGAACCGTAGCGACGAAGATGAGACATATATACTCAGCCATCTTAGCGAGCTTGCAGAAGTAACGATTCCGGCTCACGGTATTCAGACTCTATTATTTCCGTCCAAGACTTGA
- a CDS encoding response regulator, which produces MALKMIIAEDEQSFREGLINLIDWKLYDIELTGVAENGRQALDLIKRDSPDLLLTDIRMPFLNGLELIRSAKAGGAQFHTILITGYDEFEYAKEAISLGVSDYLLKPCMPHDIVRVIMDVKQKLDHSDVAVPLNRELNRTWNRNIHLLKNQILTQWVRQPLMPLENRSLVIREVNLAVQPGPIEIGIVRMDMNDRSEPYPSTRDLELIRYAMQNIVNETLNDFYSGNIEVFRHDEDLLWLGNTSIGKSELSTVEIMKTVQHNLISYLKLSFSIALSSPHPSVNDAQLAYEEAVEAMEGRFYQGKGGIFLHEELNQQQSPSSSILDDPFLQRWEKELFTYLQNGQYEQAVDAIETGLRYFKERPGYTRSEVILLITSLILTLRKFAEEQYSVSIEWMDENIDWIEKMPEMESLDECSSILQKIVQCVVLAAPSRKTLHRTVHATLELIKSKYNSNLTLEQAAKETFVSNSYLSSLFKQELGVNFLDYLHQYRIEQAKELLRKNYKIYAVAKLVGYQEERHFSSTFKKWTGLAPRQYQKGYEAIIRDDITTLMEVEQDEHS; this is translated from the coding sequence ATGGCGCTTAAGATGATCATCGCAGAGGATGAGCAATCGTTCCGCGAAGGACTAATCAACCTGATCGATTGGAAGCTATACGATATTGAGCTTACTGGTGTCGCTGAGAACGGTCGACAAGCGTTAGATCTGATTAAGCGCGACTCACCGGACCTGTTGCTGACCGATATTCGAATGCCCTTCTTAAATGGATTGGAGCTCATTCGTTCCGCGAAAGCTGGTGGAGCACAGTTCCATACGATACTCATTACCGGATATGACGAATTTGAATATGCTAAGGAAGCAATCTCACTTGGGGTGTCCGATTATTTATTGAAGCCATGTATGCCGCACGACATTGTCCGTGTCATTATGGACGTCAAGCAGAAGCTGGATCATTCTGATGTTGCTGTACCTCTGAACCGTGAATTGAATCGAACGTGGAATCGGAATATTCATTTGCTGAAAAATCAAATCTTAACACAATGGGTCAGACAACCGCTTATGCCATTGGAAAATCGGTCGCTCGTCATTCGTGAAGTAAATCTAGCAGTTCAGCCTGGTCCAATCGAGATCGGCATCGTTCGCATGGATATGAATGATCGCTCAGAACCTTATCCTTCAACTCGAGATTTGGAGCTCATTCGTTATGCCATGCAAAATATCGTCAATGAAACTCTAAATGATTTTTATAGTGGAAATATCGAGGTTTTTCGTCATGATGAAGATCTGTTATGGTTGGGCAACACATCGATCGGCAAATCAGAACTTAGTACAGTGGAAATAATGAAAACGGTGCAACACAATTTAATCTCCTATTTGAAGCTATCCTTCAGTATAGCGCTCAGTTCTCCCCATCCTTCAGTCAACGATGCTCAGCTTGCCTACGAGGAAGCCGTCGAGGCGATGGAGGGTAGATTCTATCAAGGTAAGGGGGGTATCTTCCTCCATGAAGAGCTTAACCAACAACAATCGCCAAGCTCCTCCATTTTAGATGATCCTTTCCTACAGCGCTGGGAGAAAGAGCTATTTACATACTTACAAAATGGGCAGTATGAACAAGCTGTTGATGCAATCGAAACTGGCCTTCGCTACTTTAAGGAGCGGCCTGGTTATACACGATCGGAAGTGATTTTACTTATAACGAGTCTTATACTCACGCTTCGCAAGTTCGCAGAAGAACAATATTCAGTCTCTATCGAGTGGATGGATGAAAACATAGACTGGATCGAGAAAATGCCGGAGATGGAATCGCTAGACGAATGCTCATCTATCTTGCAAAAAATCGTACAGTGCGTCGTTCTAGCTGCCCCCAGTCGCAAAACGCTCCATCGAACCGTACATGCTACGCTTGAATTAATTAAGAGCAAATACAACAGCAACTTGACGCTTGAGCAGGCTGCCAAAGAAACGTTCGTCAGCAATTCCTACTTAAGCTCGCTTTTTAAACAAGAGCTTGGTGTTAATTTCCTCGATTATTTGCACCAATATCGGATTGAACAAGCTAAGGAGCTGTTACGAAAAAACTACAAAATATATGCTGTAGCAAAGCTTGTCGGCTATCAGGAGGAGCGGCACTTCAGCTCTACCTTCAAGAAGTGGACAGGACTTGCACCGCGACAATATCAAAAGGGCTACGAAGCGATTATTCGAGATGATATAACTACTCTAATGGAGGTTGAACAAGATGAACACTCGTAA
- a CDS encoding sensor histidine kinase, with protein MDKIRQAQLSMAVKTKDQLDYFAKNTLSFSNYIFLNPSVQAMVTNDEPQLRDQVLKTLLPLMVTGESIQSLILYPFPKSDSAVQPFVITHTGIAGAISFAQFQKTKYFERYNASPEHMLWDLIHPSDHVLTGDYHYKLALIKPYKNYYNYEQSGLIVVGMDADRLSHTLFHESDDAVQFIMNDNGIILAATDLSWIGKSITQLPVFPQSVNIEGAAPSRAFTQLKETDELIVSDSISELTGWHTVVIQDRSKLLAELEHIGSVTLTIMLIVGFFSIVLFWIIARFITNPMKRLMQSMRALQNGDFSQRVEFTGYDEIGRLGHLYNKMVGRIKLLIDDVYASSLKQREAELKALQSQINPHFLYNTLNMINWSAMQKNDQEISEMVVSLSQVFRLSLNSGNDEVELEQEIELVRHYLFLQKKRYPQRLHFEIEVASHLLRYRLPKLLLQPLVENAILHAIEPSEGPVNIHLSAYTENEWIIFEVTDNGPGIPEAQLAELKSGRTTFSPAGLLNNTRSGMALLNIKERLALFYDRSQFDIESKMGIGTRVQIRIYQGGKANGA; from the coding sequence GTGGACAAGATTCGCCAAGCGCAGCTCAGTATGGCAGTAAAAACGAAAGACCAATTGGACTATTTCGCCAAAAATACACTTAGCTTTTCAAACTACATTTTCCTAAATCCATCTGTTCAAGCGATGGTAACGAACGATGAACCTCAGCTGCGGGACCAAGTACTAAAGACTCTGTTACCGCTCATGGTTACCGGAGAATCTATCCAATCATTGATCCTGTATCCATTTCCGAAATCTGATAGCGCAGTACAACCATTTGTTATTACACATACAGGAATTGCAGGCGCAATCAGCTTCGCTCAATTTCAAAAGACGAAGTACTTTGAACGGTATAACGCATCGCCAGAGCATATGCTTTGGGACCTCATTCATCCGTCCGATCATGTTCTTACCGGGGATTATCATTATAAGCTTGCGCTCATCAAACCTTACAAAAACTATTATAATTATGAACAAAGCGGTCTCATTGTCGTAGGTATGGATGCAGATAGACTTAGTCATACGTTATTCCATGAGTCCGATGATGCTGTGCAGTTTATTATGAACGACAATGGGATCATACTCGCAGCAACAGATCTAAGCTGGATCGGAAAATCTATCACTCAATTGCCTGTATTCCCGCAATCTGTAAATATTGAAGGGGCTGCACCTTCTCGTGCTTTCACCCAATTGAAAGAGACAGACGAGTTAATCGTCTCCGACTCCATCTCTGAATTAACAGGCTGGCACACGGTCGTTATTCAAGATCGTAGTAAGTTGCTCGCAGAGTTAGAGCATATCGGTTCGGTAACACTGACGATTATGCTGATCGTTGGCTTCTTCAGCATAGTGCTTTTCTGGATCATTGCGCGATTTATTACAAATCCAATGAAACGACTAATGCAATCAATGAGAGCGTTGCAAAATGGTGACTTTTCACAGCGTGTAGAATTTACAGGATACGATGAAATCGGTCGTCTCGGACATCTTTACAATAAAATGGTTGGTCGGATCAAGCTCTTAATCGATGATGTTTATGCATCCAGCTTAAAGCAACGTGAGGCTGAGCTTAAAGCGTTACAGTCTCAAATTAATCCGCATTTTCTGTACAACACCTTAAATATGATTAACTGGAGCGCAATGCAAAAGAACGATCAGGAAATATCCGAAATGGTCGTATCATTATCTCAAGTATTCCGGCTAAGCCTGAACAGTGGCAATGATGAAGTCGAGCTAGAACAGGAAATCGAGCTCGTGAGGCACTACTTGTTCCTGCAAAAGAAAAGGTATCCGCAGCGACTTCACTTTGAGATTGAGGTAGCATCTCATTTATTGCGTTATCGCTTGCCGAAACTACTGCTTCAGCCACTTGTAGAAAATGCCATCCTTCACGCCATCGAACCTTCTGAGGGACCGGTCAACATTCATTTGAGTGCATATACCGAGAATGAATGGATTATCTTTGAAGTTACCGATAATGGGCCTGGTATACCTGAAGCGCAATTAGCTGAGCTTAAATCAGGTCGCACCACCTTTTCCCCTGCCGGGCTGCTCAACAATACACGTTCAGGCATGGCACTCTTAAATATCAAGGAGCGGCTAGCACTGTTCTACGATCGATCACAATTCGATATTGAGAGCAAAATGGGCATTGGGACAAGGGTACAAATTCGAATCTATCAAGGAGGAAAAGCGAATGGCGCTTAA